The following proteins come from a genomic window of Microbacterium lemovicicum:
- a CDS encoding 4-carboxy-4-hydroxy-2-oxoadipate aldolase/oxaloacetate decarboxylase: MTAGPVIVTDIARADAAIVDALAAFGSATVHEAMGRIGYAGPRIRPLQSGTAIAGSAVTVQAAPGDNLMVHVAIEQAQPGDVIVVVPVTDSPYGFIGDLMATQMQVRGVRGYVTTGGVRDTAELRGMGFPVWTAHVSAQGTVKDTAGSVNVPVLLHDVRVCAGDIVVADDDGVTVVPRARAAATLEAAQARVDREAANRERYRAGEISMDLNALRPVIADLGVRVVTQAEFEAEDD, encoded by the coding sequence TCGGCTCCGCGACCGTCCACGAGGCGATGGGCCGCATCGGCTACGCCGGTCCGCGCATCCGTCCGCTGCAATCGGGTACCGCGATCGCCGGCAGCGCGGTGACGGTGCAGGCCGCGCCCGGCGACAACCTCATGGTGCACGTCGCCATCGAGCAGGCGCAGCCGGGCGACGTGATCGTCGTCGTGCCCGTGACCGACTCCCCGTACGGCTTCATCGGCGACCTCATGGCCACCCAGATGCAGGTGCGCGGGGTGCGCGGCTACGTGACCACGGGCGGGGTGCGCGACACGGCCGAGCTGCGGGGCATGGGCTTCCCGGTGTGGACCGCCCACGTCAGCGCCCAGGGCACCGTCAAGGACACCGCGGGCTCGGTGAACGTGCCGGTGCTGCTCCACGACGTGCGCGTCTGCGCCGGCGACATCGTGGTCGCAGACGACGACGGCGTCACCGTCGTGCCGCGCGCCCGGGCGGCCGCCACGCTCGAGGCCGCCCAGGCCCGGGTCGACCGCGAGGCCGCGAACCGCGAGCGCTATCGCGCCGGAGAGATCTCGATGGACCTCAACGCCCTGCGCCCGGTGATCGCCGACCTCGGCGTGCGCGTGGTCACCCAGGCGGAGTTCGAGGCCGAGGATGACTGA